Genomic DNA from Candidatus Zixiibacteriota bacterium:
CCACATCGAAACCTTCATTGCTCACTACAATGCCACGACCAAACCCTTTGTCTGGACCGCCACAGCTGATTCCATCCTCGGAAAAATCAACCGACTATGTAAAGCTATTGACGGGACAAGACACTAGCTCAAAGCTGTATTGGTGCACCGACCGCTT
This window encodes:
- a CDS encoding IS630 family transposase — its product is HIETFIAHYNATTKPFVWTATADSILGKINRLCKAIDGTRH